The following DNA comes from Legionella sp. PATHC032.
ACAATAATATTTCGTGGGCTATCTTTGGTTACTCCTTCGCCATTTATACTGCCGTGCAGTTTAATATCAGTAAATCCGGTTTGTAAAAACATCTCTTTAAGCATAGAGGGAAAATAAATTTTAGACTCACCAAACTTGGTAATTTTAGAATCACCCAAATCTGGAAAATCATAATGCCAATACGTTACAATCATACCTCTTTCCATATCAATCTCTACTTCTTTAACAATTTTCCCAGGTCTGCCTTTTAATTTAACCTCTAAATAAGGATTGAAATTTTGTAATATATAAGCTGGATTAGTATAATCGAGGACATAGACACCACCGTCTTTGAGAGATGCATAAGCATTTTTAATCATTTGACAATTAATATGATCGTTGTCTGTATAGCCAAAACTTGTATACCAATTAAAAGCAGCATCAACAGGCTGGTTGGTAATAAACTGTAAAGCATCAGCTCGTCGATACGAACAGTATGATGAAACGGGTTTAGCAAGTTGACAAGCCCGCTCTATACAATCTGTAGAAAGATCAATGCCAATTATTTGATATCCCCTTTGTGCCAGTGCTCGCGAAATATCAGCTATTCCGCAACATTGTTCAAATATTAATGCCCCTGGTTCCACTTCAAATTGATTGAGTAAATAGTCACAAATTTCTTTTATGTTCGTCCTCTCGACTTGATAATCAACATAAATGTCATCAAAGAAATTTTCATACCAGGTATTTTTCACTATTTGTCCCAAGCATTTAAAGTTTAATCGTTAACAGTAAAGAATATTTTTTTGGATTCTCCGGGTGCTGATATTTCAGAAAGCAAAATTATTGCATGAGATAAAGGAAAATTATCACCAAACAAATCATCCACATATAAGTGTTTATTAGCCAATAAATCGATAGCTGTTTTAAACTCACCATAATGAGCACCTAATAATTGAATTTCCTTTTGTACGATCTGCCTCACAGGAAATGATATGTTATTAGAAGGCCGGCTTTTTAAAATTAGTTTGCCTTTGGGTTTCAAGGTACGAACCATTGCGCCTATCGACTCATTAGTTAAGTCTGTTTCAATAAGATAGTCAAAATAGTTATTCAAAGGTGCCACATTATCAGAATCAATAACAATAATATTACGATAGCCTAAACATTCTAATATTCTTAACGTAAGCATAGCTATACGATTATTACCCCATATTCCACCTACTGCCGATTTATCCAAAGCGAGAGTGAGAGGCGCTAAACTGGCTGCTACAGGTTCTAAGTATGCTCCGTGCCTAAATGATAGGGAATCAGGGATTGGATAAACTTGTTCTGCTGTAACACGGACATACTCGGCAAAGGCTCCATCATAATCTACCCCCATGAATAAATTTTTACCATTAGAGCCTCTTATAATAGGGAAGCAAGATACTCTATCACCTATTTCAAATCTTCTAACATCAGAACCTTTTGCCTCTATTATACCTGAGAACTCATGTCCCAATGTGATTGGTAATTTTAATTTTAATTTACCTTGTGCAGCGTATTGATCTGTACGGCATAGACCTGCTATCTTTACTTTAATAATGACATCTGTGCTGGATAACAGTTGAGGTTCTGGGATCTTCCGAAAACATAGTCCTTTTTCTTCTTTACGCACAGCAAGCATCACAATTCCTATGCACAAATTGATATATATTTACGAATAGCACACTATTGGTTCTTATGCAATTTTGTAGCAGAGAATGTTCTTTGACAGGTATAGCAAAAGCTGCTAATACTAACTCATATTATCCGTTTGTCTTCAATACAGAATATTCAAATTATGAATATATTTAGTCAAAAGTTTCACACTATTTCATCAAAGTATCCTAATCATACTGCGATTGAATATGGGGATAACTTGACCATCACTTACAACGAATTAAACCAAGCTGTAAACAACCATATCATTAAACTTAAAGAGTCAGGAATTATTCCCGGCTTCATTGCGGCAGTCACTTTAGATAAGTCCATTGAGTATATTATTACTTTACTAGCTTTATGGAGAATGGATTGTGTATTGCTTCCTATCATACCAGAGCTCCCTGAGCTTAGGCGTCAACACATTTTGGATATTGCCAAACCCAACGCATTGATAAATACCGATGGAATTCAGCTTATTCATTCTACAATTAGAACATATACTGAAAAATTAGCCTCAATATTTTTCACCTCAGGCAGCACTGGAAAACCCAAGGGGGTTATGGTACCTCATACTAGCCTGGTTAATGTCCTGGAACAACAAATTCAATTATTCGATTTAAATGCGACAAGCAGAACTCTTTTTTTATTATCGCCGCAATTTGATGCATCAATCTCTGATATTGGTACAACTCTGTTATCAGGTGCATGCCTGGTTATTTCATCTAACAAAAGTTTATTATTAGCCAGTAGAATTTATGAAACCATTGCAAAAAAACAAATTACCCACTTGGATATTCCCCCCTCATTGTTGGCTAGACTTGATCCCAAAACACTTCCCTCGTCAGTTAAAACATTAATAATTGGTGGAGAAACTTGCCCCATTAAGACAATTAAAGCCTTTAGTAGCCGTTGTAAACTCATCAATGTTTATGGACCTACTGAAGCAACCATCTGTACCAGCATGGCAATATGTTCACCAAATTCGGATCAAGCCTACATAGGTGATCCCATTTCACCTAATGAATATTTGATCATTGATGATGACTTAAATCCACTAAAAGGCGAGGCGGCAGGAGAATTGCTGATTTCTTCACCAGGCCTTGCAGTAGGATATATGGATGATCCAGAGCTAACTGATAGAAAATTTATTTTTATACAAGGAAAACGCTATTTTAAAACGGGTGATCTTGTTAGGAGATATAAAAATAATCAAATTGCTATTCTGGGGAGAAAAGATAGACAACTTAAAATACGAGGACAACTGGTTTGTCTGGAGGAAATTGAACAGGCATTAAAAAAAATTACCAAGGTAACCAATAGCCTGGTTATTCCATTTAAAAGAGGAAGTAAAACAACACAATTAATAGCATTTATTGAATGCAAACAGTCAATAGAATCCGATTCAATTCTTAATCAGTTAAAAGACTCATTACCCGATTGGATGATTCCTTCTAAATGCTATCAGCTTACTCAACTGTTTACTAATGCAAATGGCAAGATTGATCCTGATGCTCATCTTAGGTATTTGAAAAAGATGGAAAACGATTATTGTCAATTAGTAGAAAAGGATAATAGCGAAAAACTAAACGCGACAGAAAAGACACTTCAATTTATATGGAAGTCAACATTAAAGTTAAAAAAACTCCCAAGCCTGGACAGCCATTTTTTTAATGATTTAGGGGGAGATTCATTAACAGCTATAGAAATGATCACTAAATGCGAAAAGCATAATATTAAACTTCCATTAGGTGCAATCGAAAAACTTTCAACTATCCGATTATTAAGTCAATGGTTATTAAAAAATCATGATAATCCTGCAGATGTTTTTGTAATGAAAGGAAAACAATTAATATCAATAGCTGATAAAGAAAAACATGTAATTGACCAATTTATTTGTCGGATAAATAAAAAAGCGTATATCAAGAACAAAATAGAAAACGAAAAAACAATTCTGATTACTGGTTGTACTGGTTTTATTGGTTCCTATCTACTCTCCCGCTTACTGCTTTCAAAATTTAAAATAATATGTCTTGTCAGATCAACCTCTCATTCAAATGCAAAACATCGTGTTATGATGCAAATGAAAAAAAACGGGCTATTCATTTCACATGATGATTTGGAATCCCTTGAAATTCTATCTGTGGATCTATCACAGGACTATTTTGGTTTGGATAAAAATGACTGGTTTTCACTGACTGAAAGAGTAGATGAAGTTTTTCATTTGGCCGCAGCGGTAAATATGACATCACCATTTGACGTATTGTATTCAGATAATGTTCTAGCTACCGCCAACATACTTCGTTTTTGTCTAACCAATAAAAGAAAAAAATTACACTATACATCAACATTATCAGTATTG
Coding sequences within:
- a CDS encoding class I SAM-dependent methyltransferase, whose product is MKNTWYENFFDDIYVDYQVERTNIKEICDYLLNQFEVEPGALIFEQCCGIADISRALAQRGYQIIGIDLSTDCIERACQLAKPVSSYCSYRRADALQFITNQPVDAAFNWYTSFGYTDNDHINCQMIKNAYASLKDGGVYVLDYTNPAYILQNFNPYLEVKLKGRPGKIVKEVEIDMERGMIVTYWHYDFPDLGDSKITKFGESKIYFPSMLKEMFLQTGFTDIKLHGSINGEGVTKDSPRNIIVGRK
- a CDS encoding zinc-dependent alcohol dehydrogenase, producing MLAVRKEEKGLCFRKIPEPQLLSSTDVIIKVKIAGLCRTDQYAAQGKLKLKLPITLGHEFSGIIEAKGSDVRRFEIGDRVSCFPIIRGSNGKNLFMGVDYDGAFAEYVRVTAEQVYPIPDSLSFRHGAYLEPVAASLAPLTLALDKSAVGGIWGNNRIAMLTLRILECLGYRNIIVIDSDNVAPLNNYFDYLIETDLTNESIGAMVRTLKPKGKLILKSRPSNNISFPVRQIVQKEIQLLGAHYGEFKTAIDLLANKHLYVDDLFGDNFPLSHAIILLSEISAPGESKKIFFTVND
- a CDS encoding thioester reductase domain-containing protein codes for the protein MNIFSQKFHTISSKYPNHTAIEYGDNLTITYNELNQAVNNHIIKLKESGIIPGFIAAVTLDKSIEYIITLLALWRMDCVLLPIIPELPELRRQHILDIAKPNALINTDGIQLIHSTIRTYTEKLASIFFTSGSTGKPKGVMVPHTSLVNVLEQQIQLFDLNATSRTLFLLSPQFDASISDIGTTLLSGACLVISSNKSLLLASRIYETIAKKQITHLDIPPSLLARLDPKTLPSSVKTLIIGGETCPIKTIKAFSSRCKLINVYGPTEATICTSMAICSPNSDQAYIGDPISPNEYLIIDDDLNPLKGEAAGELLISSPGLAVGYMDDPELTDRKFIFIQGKRYFKTGDLVRRYKNNQIAILGRKDRQLKIRGQLVCLEEIEQALKKITKVTNSLVIPFKRGSKTTQLIAFIECKQSIESDSILNQLKDSLPDWMIPSKCYQLTQLFTNANGKIDPDAHLRYLKKMENDYCQLVEKDNSEKLNATEKTLQFIWKSTLKLKKLPSLDSHFFNDLGGDSLTAIEMITKCEKHNIKLPLGAIEKLSTIRLLSQWLLKNHDNPADVFVMKGKQLISIADKEKHVIDQFICRINKKAYIKNKIENEKTILITGCTGFIGSYLLSRLLLSKFKIICLVRSTSHSNAKHRVMMQMKKNGLFISHDDLESLEILSVDLSQDYFGLDKNDWFSLTERVDEVFHLAAAVNMTSPFDVLYSDNVLATANILRFCLTNKRKKLHYTSTLSVLLSTNQNAGQSYEENHLNQFAEIYGGYAQTKWAAEYLVSQYSSQIPINIFRLGLITGNSVNGHSSQNDLLIHFLEATILSQCFPIISKNKEYYLNPTPIDYAVNAMLYISQNEQSGFFHIINDTNFSLALIQQALSQHFPNIKTIPLVQWREQLVANFKNNKRYLATYMSVSRQLIDRNHIEYNPLDLFQITNINIVQTNTKKSLINSNVCCPPADINLLIKYIAYCQEKLAMNKYQQANTQHLHENN